The DNA segment AAACCTTCTCCGGACCAGTTTAATTCCTATGTGCAAAAACCCAGCCTCGACTTGTCTCGGCGAGGCGGGCGAGGCCGGGCGATGGACGTCATGCCGTCGACAAGAGCTACTGATGCTGCGCCGCGAAGATCTGTCCAAATGCCATCTGCTCCTTTGGCACACGGTGCTTCCGAAGAAAAACCTATAAAGGAAGAGATTTATCAAGAAGAATCTTCCGGGCGTACGCCGCGGCGCATTGGAAAAAAATTCTTTATTTGGACCTTAAGCGTTCTTTTGGTGCTTGGGATTTTAGGAGCGGGGATCAGATATATAAAGCCTTCGGCTACCGTTACCATCTATCCCAAGGAGGATGCCGTAGAATTTGAAATGGACCTTTCGGGCCGCACAGAAATTTCTTCAGTCGACATCGCAAAAGCTGTTTTGCCTCTTGAACGATTTCTGGTTGAGGAGACGACCGCAAAAGAATTTCCTTCAAGCGGCGATCGCGAGGTGGTAAGTAAGGCTCATGGCAAACTTACCGTATACAACGCATTCAGTTCCTCTCCGCAGCCTATTGTCGCCACGACCCGGTTTCTTTCAGAATCGGGAAAGCTCTTCCGCACGCCCAAAGCCGTTGTTATTCCCGGTGCAAAGGTAGAGGGCGGAAAATTGACGCCGGGGTCCATAGAGATCGAGGTTGTGGCGGACCAGGCAGGAGCCGAGTACAACATTGCTCCTTCTCGGTTTTCCATTCCCGGATTTAGCGGGACGCCCAAGGATGGAAAATTTTATGGAGAATCCCATGAGTCTCTGACGGGAGGGTTCAAGGGTTCCGGGCGCGTGGTCGAGAAAAAGGATATTGAAGCGGCGCGCTCAAGCCTTATCTCCGGAGAATCAGATCGTATGAAAGAGGTATTGCGCAAGAAATTCCCTCCGGATCTTGTCTATAGCGAAGGCGCGCTCCTTGTTGCAAGCACTGAAGTAAGCGTCTCTCCAAAGGAAGGAGAGCCGGGTGAGAAATTTACGCTCACGGTTCATACAATCGCTCAAGCATATCTTTTTAGAGAGCAGGATGTGTTGGCGATCGTTGAGCCGAATATTACCGAAAACCTTGGCGGAAAGTACCGCACCCTGCCCGATACCCGCAAAATTTCCTATACGGTTCGGCAGCTTGATGCCGCTCTTGGCCGTCTTGCGCTTACCGCACTGATAAGCGTGCGAAGACAGGCAGTCATCGATGAGGGCGATCTTCGTTTGCGGCTTATAAATTCCGACATTGATCAGGCAAAAGCCTTTTTTGCCGAGCAGAATCATATTGACCGGGTTAATCTCTCGCTCTGGCCTTTCTGGTCACGACAGCTTCCGGCAGATTCAAGCCGTATCAAGGTTATTACGGGGAAGAAATAGTATAAGGTCTCATCCCAGTGAATTTAAAAAAGGACCCTTTTTGGGGTCCTTTCGGTTTTTGCGGTATTTCGCGGGGTCTGTTATCTTCCGCCGTTTTCAAACTTCGGCGTAAGCACGACGAGGTCTCCCGCCTGAAGCACGGTGTCGCCATTGGATGCGCGTTCGTTCACCGTAGCGCTTCCGTCCGCCTTTTTGGCGCCGCCCACGGTCTTGAGCGCGTCTTCAACGGTCATTCCCGGGGTAAAGGGGAGGGCATGTGATTTGTCGCCGATAGTGACCGTTACCGCATTCGAATGCGGAGGAGCGACGGCAGTGGCGAGGGGGATTATGGGGGTTGCAGTTTTCGGTTCTTCCAATAGTGCCGATCTCATAAGGGTTTCTCCTTTTTTGTGGTTAGGATTTTTGACGCTCTTCCTGGCGGATGAGCGTCAAATTCTTGAGGTTGAAAACCAGACGTTGCCAGTAAGGCTCTTGCATGAGCCAATGCGTAAGTTGCGAGCCGATGAGCGAGGCGATTGCCATGTTCACCGGCAGGAATGCGTCGCAAGCAAGGTCCGGGTCGATGTCTTGCGCCTCGTGAAGATGTTTTTCGTAGAACTCAACATCCTCGAGGCAGGAGGGACGGACAGTATGTATTTCCATCCATTGGCCTTTTGTACCCACGCCGGTTCGTGCGTCGAGATAAACTGGAATTTTGCTGTTCCAGGCTACCTTGCTCCAGATGGCTTTGCGGGATTCCATGGAATCGACGCCCGAGATGACGATGCCGCTAAGTGTCGGGAGCGATTCGTTTGGAAATGAGCAGGCGTGTTTCTTTATAGCAATTCCGGTCAAGCATAGCACGCGTTCATGCGCCGTGTCAACCTTCGGTCTGCCCGCGTCCGTCGGTCCCCACAGGAGATGGTTTGGCACGTTATGGTCCTCTATGGCATCCGAATCGATGAGCGTGATATTCTCAAACCCGATCTTGGCAAGCATCAATGTTGTCGGACTTCCGATGCCTCCTGCGCCGATGACGGTTACGGGAAATACGATGGCGTCTATAGGCAGGATGCGCTCTTGTCTGAAGTGGTTCATGTCTTTTCCTCCGTTCTTTCGCCAAGAATCTGTTCGACCGGTAAGATGACTGGGTCTCCCTCCGGCATTCGGTGAGTGTTTTTACCCAGAATGCTTTTTGGAGAAGGAATGTGAAGGCCGGCTACGCGCCATCCCTCCCGCACATGTTGATTGATGTCGTCTCGGCACTGTTCGGTCAGGGTTTCATCTGCTACGTTCATCCGGACAAAAAGCGGCAGAGCTAGGGCAATGCGCAGGGGACGGTACACGTCGAGTCGGCATCGGTAGTCGCCTTGCTTGTTAAGTACAAGGCTTACCATCCAGTCGTAGTATCCTTCGTAGTCGGCAATCGTTCCGAGGTCCGTATGCGAGAAATATGCCGGCATGGAAACGTGCGAATGCCATTGAAGGCGTATGTGCGAAGGGTCCTTGCCCTCGCGTATCATGCGGCTCACCAGGCAGTTGTACGCCATAGAGTCTGTTTCGGCGTGTCCTCCGGAGACGCGCTGGTCAAGGATGAAAGGGTTTGTGATATAGAGGGTGCTTCCTTCAACTTCCACGATGCCAAACCCGTTTATCTCGAGCGGCATAAGATCTACGTAGCACTTGATCTTTTGCAGCGCTTCGAGTGTGATGACTGCCCGGGGGAAACCCGTAAGTATCAGGTCTTCTCCCGAAGGAACCGGTGCTTCAACAAGCGCAGCTCGCGTTACCCTTTCGCCGGATTCAATTTCCATGGAACCTCCTTAAAATCACGTAATTTATTTTTATCATTTTTGTTGAGGTGCGTGATGCTCTTGAGTATGTGCACCACCGCCGAGGGGATATCGCGCTCGGCAAGAAGATTATTGATATCGCCCGTGAGATTGCCGAAGCAGAAACCGCCGTCACTTCCATAAGGGTAATCTACTTCTCCATCTCCTTTTGCCAGATTGCGGATGTAAATGCCAAACCCCTCGCCAACGTTCCGGATAAAGTCGATGCGGAAGTTCCCTATCTCAAAGAGGCGTGAGTCGTACATGATGTAGAGCGTATCGGTAAAAACCGATATGCATTCGCCTTCCACGTTTATTGCCATAACATCAGGAAAATCCTCCAGGAGCCGGAATGCTTCTTCGAAGCGAGAAAGTTTCTCTGGGTCGGGTTTCGGAGGAAGCTTCTCCAGCTCCTCCTGGTCGCGTTGCGCAACTGCTTCGTTACGTTGCGCCCCCGCTAGCTTTGTGCCAAGCGACTGAAGGTCGCCTCTGACGCTGCGTATATTCTCCTCAAGGCTCACAGTCGTTCTCCGGGCCTCCTGGACGCGGTTTGCCGCAAGCATTTTCTGCAGGTCAATATCATACCATCCCAGAATTCTTATCCACTGCTCCCGTATCGCATCGCGCCTTGCGCGAAGTTGTGAAACGCGCGCGTCGGATGAAATTATTTTTTCACGCCTCTTTGTGTCGGTGCGCGCAAGGGACGATGTTTCCAGGATCGTCTCGGGTTTTTTTGAGTTTGCAAGCCATCTCGGGCGAGGCAAGTCCTGAAGAGGCGGCACTGGTTCGACTTCCGGGATAGAGAGAATTCTGCCATTAGCGAGTACATGCCGGAATGTGCGCCTGAAATTCACGAACCATCCTTCTACGTGCCCCCATGTCCACCCCGCGCCGATTATGACAGCGAACACGATTATGGCTCCTATGGTGCCGGGGAAAAGCACTAATCCCCATGCGTACGGCCAAGGTTTCTTAAGAACATCAGGTTCGGGGCCATCATCGAAAATATACGCCAGGACCACAATAAGCGAAAATAGCGGATAGAAAATCCACAAAAGCCACCAGTCGACATTTTTCCAGTATGAGTCCCAAGACGGTTCGGCACGAAACGCTTTTTCATACGGCAGGCGTCCGCGCATGACAGCGATAACGGTCTGGGTCTCTTCGCGGACTATTTTGCCGTATGCGGTAGTTTCATGCACAAGAGATTTGTCCAGAATGAGGGCAAGCTCATTTGCGGAAATCTCTTGAGGAAGCGTTCGAAGGATAGCCGCCACGTTGTATGCATCACTATTCTTTGTTTGCGCTGTCGGCGCTACCAGTTCCTTATAGAAATCGTTACGATCTCTGATTGAGGATGCATCTACAAAAAATTTAAAGGCGTAAATTCCAAAGCAGAGCACTGCCACAATAAGAGCGATGAGGCCGCTACGGATAAGTTTCTCGAGAAAAGCCCTATGCTCGTTTTCCATTTCCCAATCTCCTTTTCAGTCTTTCGGAATATAACTCTTGTAAAAGAGCCTTGCATCATAACAAAACATAAGTTGAACGTCAAGAGCAACGTGTACTTGCTTTTTTAAGGCCAGGCTGTTAACATA comes from the bacterium genome and includes:
- a CDS encoding ThiF family adenylyltransferase, encoding MNHFRQERILPIDAIVFPVTVIGAGGIGSPTTLMLAKIGFENITLIDSDAIEDHNVPNHLLWGPTDAGRPKVDTAHERVLCLTGIAIKKHACSFPNESLPTLSGIVISGVDSMESRKAIWSKVAWNSKIPVYLDARTGVGTKGQWMEIHTVRPSCLEDVEFYEKHLHEAQDIDPDLACDAFLPVNMAIASLIGSQLTHWLMQEPYWQRLVFNLKNLTLIRQEERQKS